CGAAAAATTAGCCCACTGAGAAGTCTCAGCTTTTTTAGCTAACATAATGTCAGGGCTGACTTGGTCGTCTAGTTCTATATCCCAAGTATGTTTAGTATCACACCACGAACATCCGACAGGACAACCTTGTAGTCGAATGAAAATTGACGGCTGGCCCGTGAAGGAGCCCTCCCCTTGAATGGTTTCAAAAAGCTCATTAATTTTATAGTTCATGGGTGTTATGGTTTTCTCTTCTGCAATGTGGTTTATTTTATGTGGTATTCACTTTCTGCTTTAGCCTGTTACTTATTTCAAGTAAAATAACAGTTGTTTATTATTATACCTTAGATCAATTAAGAGAGCTTTCAAATGGCTGAAAAAGTTGTTGTTATTTATTCTGGTGGCATGGATTCCTTTACTGTATTAAACCGTGCTAAAAAAGACGGAAAAGAAGTCTTTGCTTTGTCCTTTGATTATGGCCAACGCCACGTAAAAGAGTTGGAGTGCGCTAGCATTGTTTGTAAAGAGTTAGCGGTTAACCATAAGGTAATCGACATTTCAGCAATCAATCAATTACTTGCTGGCTCTTCATTAACAGATGACATTGATATTCCTGAAGGTCATTACGAAGCAGAAAGTATGAAGTCAACTGTGGTGCCTAACCGTAACATGATTTTACTTTCGTTAGCCGTAGCTTATGCTGTATCGGTTGGAGCAGAGCAGGTTTATTATGGTGCTCATTCGGGCGATCATGCTATTTACCCAGACTGTCGTCCTGAATTCGTTGAAAAAATGAATGATGTTTGTAAAATTGCAAATTATGAAAGTGTTGAAATATTTAGTCCTTATTTAAGCGTCGATAAAACAGCGATCCTTGCTGATGGTATAAAAATGGGGCTAGATTATAGTAATACTTGGACCTGTTATAACGGTCGAGAGAAAGCATGTGGGAAATGCGGTTCGTGCCAAGAGCGCTTAGAAGCTTTTGAAGAAAACAATGCCACTGACCCAATCCCATACGAATAAAGAACGTTGAACTAATTTCAGGTAGAGTAAATTACAAAAATGAAACTCTGCCTGAAACAAAGTTAGGTGCACATATTGCGACTATCTTTGAATCAGAGTCAAACTACATCAGCTATTTTATCAGCTATATTTAGTAGAACTTTGCTGATAAGTTAGCAATTGATGAAGAGACGTGTCATCGAAGTTTTACACGATTCAGACGAGGAAATCATCACGAGAGGTTCCTCCACAGCGGCAATTCGGACAAAATCCTCTTTTATTCTATTTTGTGAACCATTTAACATAATGTTTTAAATAGCATATCTAACTATAGATTATTATCTTTCCATTATTTACTTTTAAGACAAAAATTTTATAACCGTTAGGTCGCTTTAGCTCTAAACTTAGAAGGTGTTCAATGAATAATTGAGGATGTCTTATGAGTGCGACTTGGAAGTATCAAGCACGACTTTTAAAGCAGATGATTGACTCAAATAATGAAACTCAGGCCCACCTTTATATGGAACGGCTATTATTGTTTCCTGTCGATATTCAAGATCAAATAATAGAAGAGATAAGCCACCTTCCACACTGTAGTAGTGACGCGATTGCTAATATTCTCGGTCATTATTCAATACAAGAGCTGAAATAATCTGAATTCTATTTAAATAACCTGAACTTTGGAGAAACGGTACTTACTCAACATTCCTCTTTATGCGATTCTCATCGTTAAAACATCGATAAATAGCCAGCTATTCATTAACGCTTTGCCTTGAGAATCAAATAAAATGAAACCTTGATTGGATATTTAGCTAGTTCAAGTTAAGTAGATAGTTGCTGTATTCGTAATTTTGCTATCTTATCGCGCATAGCAGCAGCTTGTTCAAATTCTAAATTCTGCGCATGCCCCTGCATTAGCTTTTCAAGCTCAACTATTTTAGTGTCAATTTGTGACGTGGTTAATAGAGGTTCTTCCGCCTGCTGGTTAATATGATAATTTGTATTAGCTTCTGCAACTTTATCAAGTGACTTAGCATCACTATAACTTCCCACGCCCATAACATCGGTAATTCTTCTAACAACGCCTTGGGGGGTAATATTGTTGTCTAAATTGTACTGGTGTTGCTTCACTCTACGTCGTTCTGTTTCATCAATAGCACGTCGCATAGAGCCCGTAATTCTATCTCCATACAGTATTGCTCGACCATTGAGATTACGCGCAGCTCGGCCAATCGTTTGAATCAAAGAACGATCGGAACGTAAAAAGCCCTCTTTATCCGCATCTAAAATTGCCACTAAAGATACTTCTGGCATATCTAAACCTTCACGAAGTAAATTTATACCCACTAAAACATCAAATTTACCTAGTCTAAAGTCTCTTATAATTTCTACCCGTTCAACCGTATCAACATCTGAATGCAAATAGCGCGCTTTAATGCCATGGTCATACAAGTAATCCGTTAAATCTTCGGCCATACGTTTAGTTAATGTTGTGGCTAAGACCCTTTCGTCAAGCGGTAGTCGTTTATTTATCTCTGATAATAAATCATCAACTTGTGTTTCAACCGGTCTAACTTCGATTTCTGGGTCAAGTAAACCTGTCGGTCTAACCACTTGTTCCGCAATATCGCTACCACATTTCTCTAATTCAAATTTGCTTGGTGTGGCCGAGACATAAATTGTTTGTGGAGAGATCGCTTCAAACTCTTCAAACTTCATTGGCCTATTATCTAAAGCGGACGGTAGTCTAAAGCCATATTCCACCAAGTTTTCTTTACGCGATCTATCTCCTTTATACATAGCGCCAATTTGTGGCACGGTAACATGAGATTCATCAATAATAAGTAAACCATCATCAGGTAAATAATCGAATAAGGTTGGTGGTGCTCCTCCCTCTTCTCTCCCTGATAAATAGCGAGAATAGTTCTCGATACCAGAGCAATAACCAAGTTCAGTCATCATTTCAATATCAAACTGGGTTCGTTGAGTAAGGCGCTGTTCCTCGACTAATTTATTATTATCTTTGAGTTGTTGTGACCTATGCTTCAGCTCTATTTTAATTTTATCTACTGCTGCTATGATTTTCTCTTTAGGCGTAGCGTAGTGTGTCTTTGGGTATACTGTTACCCGATCCAGTGTTCTTTCAACTTGTCCTGTTAGCGGATCAAATTGACTTATCCGCTCTATTTCTTCATCAAATAGCTCTACACGTAAAGCCAGGCGGTCAGATTCAGCAGGAAAAATATCAATAACATCACCGCGCACTCGATAAGTGGCACGCGCAAAAGCAACATCATTACGAGTATATTGTAGTTCAGCGAGACGACGTAAAATATCGCGTTGATTTATAATGTCACCTCGACTGATATGTAACATCATTTTTAAATAGGAGTCAGGATCACCTAAACCATAAATAGCCGACACAGAAGCAATAATAATCACGTCTCGGCGCTCTAAAAGTGCCTTAGTAGCCGATAGCCGCATTTGCTCGATATGTTCATTAACTGAAGCATCTTTCTCTATGAAAGTATCTGTCGTTGGCACGTAAGCTTCAGGCTGATAATAATCATAATATGAAACAAAGTATTCAACGGCATTATCTGGGAAAAATTCCTTCATTTCACCATACAATTGCGCCGCCAACGTTTTGTTGGGCGCTAACATCATGGTAGGTCGATTAAGCTTTTCAATCACATTGGCAATGGTATAAGTTTTACCTGAGCCGGTTACACCTAAAAGCGTTTGATGGGCTAAACCCGACTCAATACCTTCTAACAGTTGCTTTATCGCTGTTGGTTGATCACCACTAGGAGTATATTCAGAGCAAATAGTTAATTTTTTCATACCACTTGCTCCGGTGAAGCTGACTCATTATGAATAAACTCTTTGCTAAATAATCGGTAAGAAATCATGGCCATTAATACATTGCCAAGCAAAGCACCGGCAAATAAACCCGCTAAGCCGTAAAACAAACTACCTACATAGGCTAATGGTAAATAACAAACAAATAATCGTATGACACTTAACCCCAAAGCAATCATTGGCTTATGCAAAGCATTAAATGATGAGTTAGTTAATATGATAATGCCTTGTAAACCATACCCTAGTGGGAGTATCCAAATAAAGAGTTTAATTAAATCGGCAACTTCAGTCTCTTTGGTAAAAACACTTGCGATCCAATTTGCGCATAGAGCTAATATAATATAAATGACTATTTGCCAGACTAGGATAAACTTTATTGCAACTTTGTAAGCCGTTTCGACGCGATGTAATTGACCCGCTCCAAAATTTTGGCTAATAAATGGAGGTAAAGTCATCGATAAGGCTAGTACTATCAAACAAGCTATTGATTCAAGTCTTGAGCCAACACCAAAGGCTGCTACAGCTGCTTCACCATAAGAAGCCACTATTGCAGTCATAATTGCGGCAGCTAAGGGGGTTAACATATTTGCGCTTGCAGCAGGCAGACCTATTTTTAAGATATCTTTACAGGCAACAATCAGCTCTTTTATAGGCAGCATAGTTGTATGAATAAGATCGTGCTTTTTAGTTAAAATGTACAATACGAAACCTAAACCAAAAATCCACGAAATTAATGTGGCAATTGCTGCACCTTGTATACCCATCGCTGGGATTGGCCCGAATCCAAAAATAAAAATAGGGTCAAGTATGGCGTTAATCAGTCCGGCACTCCCCATTATCATACTGGGTGTTTTAGTATCTCCTGATGCACGTAATACTGCATTGCCTATCATAGGACCAATTAGACACACACTTCCGATATACCAAATATCCATATATTCATGAATTAAAGGCAATAAAGATGGCTGGGCACCAAGTAAAGTAAATAATGGATCGGTAATGAAATAACCCACTGTGGATAAACACGCAACTATAATTGCGGCTAAATACAATGCAGCTGTTGCCGCATTTTTTGCAGACTTTGTATCTTTTTTCCCTAAATACTTAGCGATAACTGCAGAGGTTCCTATACCTAAACCAATAGTTAAACTAATTACAGTGAAGGTAACAGGGAATGTGAAACTGATAGCTGCGAGGGGTTGTGTCCCGAGAAGTCCAACAAAAAATGTATCTATTAAGTTGAATGTCATCAAAAGCACCATGCCATATATCATTGGAATGGTCATACGCTTTAAAGTATTAGCAACAGGATCTTCGAGTAGATTAACTCGTTTTTTATTAGGTGTAACAGTATTAGTTTTGGTCATTTAATATTTTCAGTGATTCTATGAGTCTGTCAGGGTAAATAATATGTAGCAGTACATTGTAAAAGATTAACTAACTTTTACCTAGTGTAGATTTATCCTATCCCCCCCCCTTTATCAAAAACGTTGTTTGCTTAATGCCATAATAATAAATACGTAACATATTCCTGTATTGAGGTGTCATAACTAAAAGAACCTCAAACTTATACAATTGGGATATCAAGGAATAATAAAACACAAGTAATATAGTTAAAAAATGAGGTGGTTAAAAATCAATCTAATTATTAAATAAAGTACACAACCACCATAAGTTATTGAAATTAAATAGATTAAAAACATTGTAGTTTTTTATTGACTTGTAGCCAAGCCAATCAAACCGTCTTAGCAACGTAAACTTACACTTTAGTCCACATAGTTATCCACAGGAATCGTGGATAACTAAGTATTTACACTATTATCAGGCTAAAAAATTACCAAGTTATCAAGGAGTACAAAAAACCGTCTAATAGTGGTGTAAAAGAACCTATTCTGAACACATCTTCAACAAACAATATTTATTTCAATAATTTATTATTTTTGTGTTGACACATAGGCCACAGGTCTTTATTATTCTGCCCCGTTAGCCACTGAGGTTAACGCGATTCCCCAATAGCTCAGTTGGTAGAGCGATGGACTGTTAATCCATGTGTCACTGGTTCGAGCCCAGTTTGGGGAGCCACATTCAACTTCATTAATAAACAGAAGTTAAAAAAGTTTATTCCCCAATAGCTCAGTTGGTAGAGCGATGGACTGTTAATCCATGTGTCACTGGTTCGAGCCCAGTTTGGGGAGCCACATTCAACTTCATTAATAAACAGAAGTTAAAAAAGTTTATTCCCCAATAGCTCAGTTGGTAGAGCGATGGACTGTTAATCCATGTGTCACTGGTTCGAGCCCAGTTTGGGGAGCCACATTCAACTTCATTAATAAACAGAAGTTAAAAAAGTTTATTCCCCAATAGCTCAGTTGGTAGAGCGATGGACTGTTAATCCATGTGTCACTGGTTCGAGCCCAGTTTGGGGAGCCACATTAAAATGTGAAACGAAACCTGCTATATGCAGGTTTTTTTTCGTCTGAAGAAAAGTTATCTCTATAGTAGAGCTACTTGATTCTTTAGTAGTATTATCGGCAAAGCGATGGACTGTACTCTCTTTAACTCGGCATGTGTCACTGGTTCGAGTCATTCTATATAATGAGCTGGGAGCCACATTAAAATGTGAAACGAAACCTGCTATATGCAGGTTTTTTTTCGTCTGAAGAAAAGTTATCTCTATAGTAGAGCTACTTGATTCTTTAGTAGTATTATCGGCAAAGCGATGGACTGTACTCTCTTTAACTCGGCATGTGTCACTGGTTCGAGTCATTCTATATAATGAGCTGGGAGCCACATTAAAGTGTAATGACACCATTCATCAATCAATAGCCACTCCCCTATCGATAACAGACTAAATGACAGACATAAAAAAACCTAACGAACTCGTTAGGTTTTTAATCGGTTACCTTTGAATTATTATTTCGCAGTAATCAATTCTTGCTTATTTTCAAAATTAAAGACTAATTTATCTTTTTTAACATCGACCTTAGCAGTACCGCCATGGGTCAATTCACCAAAGAGCAACTCATTTGCTAGTGTTTTCTTCAAGTGCTCTTGTATTAAGCGAGCCATCGGTCTTGCTCCCATGGCTTTATCATAACCATTTTCAGCTAACCATTGTTTAGCTTGCTTGGTTAATTCAAGTGAAACGCCTTTATCATCAAGCTGAGCCTGCAATTCGACAATAAATTTATCTACTACTTGATGAATAACAATGTTGTCTAAATGATTAAACCAAACAATGTTGTCTAAACGGTTTCTAAACTCAGGTGAAAAGACTTTATTTATTTCACTTAATGCATCGAGGCTATGATCTTGCTGTTTAAAGCCGATAGATTGGCGTACCGTTTCTTGTACCCCTGCATTAGTTGTTAACACCAGAATAATGTTTCTAAAGTCGGCTTTTCGACCATTATTATCGGTTAGTGTACCGTGATCCATCACTTGCAATAGAATGTTATAAACATCTTCATGAGCTTTTTCTATTTCATCTAATAAGACGACCGCATGAGGATGCTTTATAACCCCATCAGTTAGTAAACCACCCTGCTCATAACCTACATATCCAGGGGGAGCACCAATAAGACGACTAACAGCATGTTTCTCCATATATTCTGACATATCAAAACGTAACAACTCTATGCCCAATATTTTAGCTAACTGTTGTGTTATCTCTGTTTTACCAACACCTGTAGGACCGGCAAATAAGAAAGAGCCTACTGGTTTTTCTTCACTACCTAGCCCTGCTCGAGATAACCGAATAACAGACGAAAGCTCATCAACAGCTTGATCTTGACCAAACACAACAAGTTTCAAGTTTCGGTCTAGATTTTTAAGTCCATCTTTTTCAGTAAGTGATACTGACTTTTCAGGAATCCTCGCCATTTTTGCAACAATGCTTTCGATATCGGTATTATTAATAACTTTCTTACGTTTATTAGGTGCAACAAGTTGTTGCTTAGCACCCGCTTCATCAATGACATCAATGGCTTTATCAGGAAGAAATCTTTCATTAATATATTTAGCTGACAACTGAGCTGCTGCATGTAAGGCTTTATTAGTATAACGAATGCCATGATGGCTTTCATATTTCTCTTTTAAACCTTGCAGTATTTTAGTGGTATCAGCAACACTCGGCTCCGCAATATCAATTTTTTGAAAACGACGGGCTAAGGCTCGGTCTTTTTCAAAAACACTTTGATACTCTTGGTATGTCGTCGAACCTAAGCAGCGAATTTTCCCAGCTGACAATAACGGTTTAAGCAGGTTAGAAGCATCCATCATACCGCCAGAAGCCGCACCGGCACCTATAATAGTATGAATTTCATCAATAAATAACACAGCATTCTTATCTGCTTCTAGCTCTTTTAATAATGATTTAAAACGTTTTTCAAAATCGCCTCTATATTTAGTACCTGCGAGTAATGCCCCCATATCTAGAGAATAAATGGTCGCATCAGCTAAAAACTCAGGCACTTCTTTATTGACAATTAAATTAGCTAAACCTTCAGCAATAGCCGTTTTACCCACACCAGCCTCACCAACAAACAGCGGATTGTTTTTTCTACGTCGACTCAACACCTGTAAAGTACGTTCAAGTTCATCGTCACGACCAATTAAAGGATCAATATTACCTTTTATCGCTTCTTCATTAAGGTTTACCGAAAAGTTATCAATGGTACGCGGTTCTTCTTCGCTTTGCTGTTCCCCATCCAAAGTATGTGGGGAATGTTCATCATCAATTTTTGCAATACCGTGAGAAATATAATTAACAATATCTAAACGACTAATATCAGATTTTTTCAAGATATAAGCGGCTTGTGATTCTTGTTCGCTAAAAATTGCCACTAATACATTTGAGCCGCTGACTTCATTTTTACCTGATGATTGCACATGAAATACAGCGCGTTGTAATACCCGTTGAAAGCCTAACGTAGGTTGAGTTTCACGCTCATGTTCACTTACAGGAATCGTAGGTGTTGTTTCGCTGATAAAGTCTAATAAACTTTTGCGAAGTTTTGTTAAATCCGCTCCGCAAGCACCAAGTGCTTCGATCGCTGAGGGATTATCTAATAGGGCCAACAATAAATGTTCAACAGTCATAAATTCATGGCGAGATTCTTTAGCTTGGCGAAAGGCTAAATTAAGTGATACTTCTAAGTCTTTGTTTAGCATAACTACTCCAATTTATAACTTTAGGCTTTTGTCATCACACACTTAAGAGGGTGCTGATTTTCAAAAGCGTACTGGACAACCTGTTCTACTTTTGTTTCTGCTATTTCAGCAGTATATGTGCCACAAAGGGCTTTTCCTTTATAATGAATGGTTAACATTATATCTGTTGCTTGCTCTTCACTTTTATTAAAAAAGTTACACAAGACGTCTACAACAAAATCCATTGGGGTGTAGTCATCATTAAGTAAAAAAACATAGTATTTAGCCGGCTCTTCTATTTGCTCTTTAACTGACTCTTCTACAATGCCTTCGGTGTCAAATAACTCTTTCCAGTTGCTCATATATTTATCTTAGTCTCTACTTTTTACTTTTGCTGTAACTTTTCGTGCAATTAAGCTTAAAATAATTAAAAAAAAACAGCTTTTAAACTTGACAAATTTATTAATTTATCTACGATTCTATAGGTGGCTAATTTTTAGTCGCTTAGTCTGTTGTCTATGCACTTACTTATATTTACCTACTCTTTTAAAGCATGGTACCAAAATATAAGTAAAACATAATTGAATACTAAAGGATATAGAAGGAAGTTGAAGTATGGCACACGGTACAGTTAAATGGTTTAATAATGCGAAAGGTTTTGGCTTTATTCGCCCGGATAGTGGCGGAGAAGATATTTTCGCACACTATTCAACTATTGAGATGGATGGATATCGAACATTAAAAGCAGGACAGGATGTCGATTACGAACTAAATGATGGCCCTAAAGGTCATCATGCAGCAAGTATCAAATTAGCTGATGGCGAACTAGAATAAATATAAAATGTTACGCTAATAAGATAAAAAAACACAGCTATTAAGCTGTGTTTTTTATTGGATGATTTTCGATAGTATATGTGATCAATATTTACATATGATCAATAATACAATCTCCAAACGCTGAACAAGAGACTAACGTCGCATCATCCATAAGGCGCTCAAAATCATAGGTTACTGTTTTCGCTTTGATTGCTCCTGACATCCCTTTAAGCAATAAATCAGCCGCTTCAAGCCAGCCCATATGTCTTAACATCATTTCTGCAGAAAGAATTACAGAACCAGGATTTACTTTATTTTTACCGGCATATTTAGGAGCTGTTCCATGAGTTGCTTCAAATACAGCAACTTCGTCGCCTAAATTAGCTCCAGGAGCAATACCAATACCACCAACTTGAGCAGCAAGAGCATCAGATAGGTAATCACCATTTAAGTTTAAAGTGGCGATAACACTATATTCAGCAGGACGTAACAAGATTTGCTGTAACATGGCATCAGCAATAACATCCTTGATGATAATCTCATTACCTGTATTTGGGTTTGTAAGCGTACTCCAAGGTCCGCCATCAATCAAACTTGCGCCAAATTCATCACGAGCAAGCTCATAACCCCAATCTTTAAAAGCGCCCTCTGTGAATTTCATAATATTACCTTTATGAACCAGAGTTACCGAGTCTTTATCATTATCAATTGCGTATTGAATCGCTTGTCTTACTAAACGTTGACTTCCTTCTTTTGATACTGGCTTTATACCGATACCACAGTTATCAGTAAAACGGATATTACTAGCACCCATTTCTTCAGTTAAGAATTCAATCACCGCTTTCGCTTTATCACTACCCGCTTTATATTCTATGCCAGCATAGATATCTTCGGTATTTTCACGAAAGATGACCATATCAACTTCAGAAGGTCTTTTTACTGGACTTGGAACACCAGTAAACCATTGAACAGGACGTTGACAGACGTAAAGATCAAGCATTTGTCTTATTGCAACATTTAAAGAACTCATGCCACCACCTACGGGTGTAGTTAGAGGTCCTTTAATAGAAACTTTATATTCTTGTAATATGGCAAGTGTTTCTTCAGGAAGCCACGTTTCACTATCATACATTTTAGTCGCTTTTTCACCCGCATAGACTTCCATCCACGCAATTTCTCTTTCGCCGGCATACGCTTTAGCAACTGCTGCATTCACAACTTTTAGCATTGGGGGTGTTACATCAACACCAATGCCATCACCTTCAATAAAAGGGATTATCGGATTATTTGGTACTGATAACTTACCATCAACAAAGGTAATTTTATCTCCGGTAGTGGGGATGATGATTTGATTAGTCATAGGGCGAGCTCCACATTAAACAAGTATAAAAAGGTTATTTTACTAAAATAATTCAAAAAAGGATAAGGCACTAATCACTATTTAGTGATACCTATTATCATTACAATGAATAAACATAAATTAGACTTAAATATAATAATAAAGATAATCAAAAACTAAACATTATATTTTAGCTTTTGATTAATATAGTGCTATTTACTAGCACCTTAACTACATATTTATTTTAAAGCAATAAATTGACTTAGAGCAATGCAGATAAAATTGTATTCAATGTTTCACTTGGGCGCATTGCTTTTTCTGTAAGTTGCGTATCCGCAAAATAATAGCCATTAACATCGATAGCTGGACCTTGAGCTGCATTTAATTCAGCTACAATTTTCTCTTCTTGCTTAGTCAGTGCTTGAGCAACACCTGTGAAGCTTTCTTTAAGATCAGTATCTGTAGTTTGCTCTGCAATGGCTTGTGCCCAATACATAGCAAGATAGAAATGGCTACCACGGTTATCTAACTCTCCAACTCGACGAGATGGTGATTTATTGGTATCTAAGAATTTACCCGTTGCCGAATCTAATGTATCAGCTAATACTTGTGCTTTCGCATTGCCTGTCGATATTGCAACATGTTCAAGTGATGCTGCAAGTGCTAAAAACTCACCTAAAGAATCCCAACGTAAGTGATTTTCTTTTTCGAATTGTTGAACGTGCTTAGGCGCAGAGCCACCAGCACCAGTTTCGAATAAACCACCACCATTCATTAATGGCACAATAGAAAGCATTTTAGCACTTGTTCCAAGTTCTAAAATTGGAAATAAATCAGTTAAGTAATCACGTAATACATTACCCGTAACTGAGATTGCATCTTCACCTTTAGCAACACGTGCAAGCGTATATTCGCAAGCCTTAACAGGTTCAAGAATTTGAATGTCTAAACCGTTAGTATCATGGTCAGCTAAATAAGTATTAACTTTCTTGATCATTTCTGCATCATGGCCACGATTTTCATCTAACCAAAATACAGTTGGAGTACCCGTTGCTTTAGCACGAGTTACCGCTAATTTAACCCAATCTTGAATTGGTGCGTCTTTAACCTGACACATTCTGAAAATATCACCTTGTGCAACATTCTGCTCAATCAAGATATCACCGTTATCATTCACAACACGAACAACACCGGTAGCTGACATGGTAAAAGTTTTATCATGTGAACCATATTCTTCAGCTTTTTGCGCCATTAAGCCAACATTAGGAACTGTACCCATTGTCGTTGGATTGAAAGCACCATTTTCACGACAAAAATCTACTACAGCCGAGAAAACACCAGCATAGTTACGATCTGGGATCATAAACTTAGTATCTTTTTGACTTCCATCCGGTGCCCACATCATACCAGAGGCACGAAGAGCAGCAGGCATTGATGCATCAATGATGACATCACTAGGCACGTGTAAATTAGTAATACCCTTATCAGAATCAACCATAGCCATTTCAGGACGAGTTGCATAAACAGCTTGTAAATCGGCTTCTATTTCTGCTTTTTGAGCAGCAGGTAAACGTGCGATTTTAGCGTAAACATCACCGATACCGTTATCAGCGTCGACACCTAACTGATCAAAGGTAGCCTCATGTTTAGTAAATACATCTTTATAAAATACTTTAACTGCATGGCCAAACATAATTGGATCTGAAACTTTCATCATGGTTGCTTTTAAGTGCAACGAAAGTAAAACATCTTCTTCTTTAGCTTTATTAATCTCAGTTTCATAGAATTCGATTAATGCTGACTTGCTCATTACTGAAGCATCGATAATT
The DNA window shown above is from Colwellia psychrerythraea 34H and carries:
- the cspD gene encoding cold shock domain-containing protein CspD produces the protein MAHGTVKWFNNAKGFGFIRPDSGGEDIFAHYSTIEMDGYRTLKAGQDVDYELNDGPKGHHAASIKLADGELE
- a CDS encoding MATE family efflux transporter — protein: MTKTNTVTPNKKRVNLLEDPVANTLKRMTIPMIYGMVLLMTFNLIDTFFVGLLGTQPLAAISFTFPVTFTVISLTIGLGIGTSAVIAKYLGKKDTKSAKNAATAALYLAAIIVACLSTVGYFITDPLFTLLGAQPSLLPLIHEYMDIWYIGSVCLIGPMIGNAVLRASGDTKTPSMIMGSAGLINAILDPIFIFGFGPIPAMGIQGAAIATLISWIFGLGFVLYILTKKHDLIHTTMLPIKELIVACKDILKIGLPAASANMLTPLAAAIMTAIVASYGEAAVAAFGVGSRLESIACLIVLALSMTLPPFISQNFGAGQLHRVETAYKVAIKFILVWQIVIYIILALCANWIASVFTKETEVADLIKLFIWILPLGYGLQGIIILTNSSFNALHKPMIALGLSVIRLFVCYLPLAYVGSLFYGLAGLFAGALLGNVLMAMISYRLFSKEFIHNESASPEQVV
- the clpA gene encoding ATP-dependent Clp protease ATP-binding subunit ClpA produces the protein MLNKDLEVSLNLAFRQAKESRHEFMTVEHLLLALLDNPSAIEALGACGADLTKLRKSLLDFISETTPTIPVSEHERETQPTLGFQRVLQRAVFHVQSSGKNEVSGSNVLVAIFSEQESQAAYILKKSDISRLDIVNYISHGIAKIDDEHSPHTLDGEQQSEEEPRTIDNFSVNLNEEAIKGNIDPLIGRDDELERTLQVLSRRRKNNPLFVGEAGVGKTAIAEGLANLIVNKEVPEFLADATIYSLDMGALLAGTKYRGDFEKRFKSLLKELEADKNAVLFIDEIHTIIGAGAASGGMMDASNLLKPLLSAGKIRCLGSTTYQEYQSVFEKDRALARRFQKIDIAEPSVADTTKILQGLKEKYESHHGIRYTNKALHAAAQLSAKYINERFLPDKAIDVIDEAGAKQQLVAPNKRKKVINNTDIESIVAKMARIPEKSVSLTEKDGLKNLDRNLKLVVFGQDQAVDELSSVIRLSRAGLGSEEKPVGSFLFAGPTGVGKTEITQQLAKILGIELLRFDMSEYMEKHAVSRLIGAPPGYVGYEQGGLLTDGVIKHPHAVVLLDEIEKAHEDVYNILLQVMDHGTLTDNNGRKADFRNIILVLTTNAGVQETVRQSIGFKQQDHSLDALSEINKVFSPEFRNRLDNIVWFNHLDNIVIHQVVDKFIVELQAQLDDKGVSLELTKQAKQWLAENGYDKAMGARPMARLIQEHLKKTLANELLFGELTHGGTAKVDVKKDKLVFNFENKQELITAK
- the queC gene encoding 7-cyano-7-deazaguanine synthase QueC; translated protein: MAEKVVVIYSGGMDSFTVLNRAKKDGKEVFALSFDYGQRHVKELECASIVCKELAVNHKVIDISAINQLLAGSSLTDDIDIPEGHYEAESMKSTVVPNRNMILLSLAVAYAVSVGAEQVYYGAHSGDHAIYPDCRPEFVEKMNDVCKIANYESVEIFSPYLSVDKTAILADGIKMGLDYSNTWTCYNGREKACGKCGSCQERLEAFEENNATDPIPYE
- the clpS gene encoding ATP-dependent Clp protease adapter ClpS, giving the protein MSNWKELFDTEGIVEESVKEQIEEPAKYYVFLLNDDYTPMDFVVDVLCNFFNKSEEQATDIMLTIHYKGKALCGTYTAEIAETKVEQVVQYAFENQHPLKCVMTKA
- the uvrB gene encoding excinuclease ABC subunit UvrB, translated to MKKLTICSEYTPSGDQPTAIKQLLEGIESGLAHQTLLGVTGSGKTYTIANVIEKLNRPTMMLAPNKTLAAQLYGEMKEFFPDNAVEYFVSYYDYYQPEAYVPTTDTFIEKDASVNEHIEQMRLSATKALLERRDVIIIASVSAIYGLGDPDSYLKMMLHISRGDIINQRDILRRLAELQYTRNDVAFARATYRVRGDVIDIFPAESDRLALRVELFDEEIERISQFDPLTGQVERTLDRVTVYPKTHYATPKEKIIAAVDKIKIELKHRSQQLKDNNKLVEEQRLTQRTQFDIEMMTELGYCSGIENYSRYLSGREEGGAPPTLFDYLPDDGLLIIDESHVTVPQIGAMYKGDRSRKENLVEYGFRLPSALDNRPMKFEEFEAISPQTIYVSATPSKFELEKCGSDIAEQVVRPTGLLDPEIEVRPVETQVDDLLSEINKRLPLDERVLATTLTKRMAEDLTDYLYDHGIKARYLHSDVDTVERVEIIRDFRLGKFDVLVGINLLREGLDMPEVSLVAILDADKEGFLRSDRSLIQTIGRAARNLNGRAILYGDRITGSMRRAIDETERRRVKQHQYNLDNNITPQGVVRRITDVMGVGSYSDAKSLDKVAEANTNYHINQQAEEPLLTTSQIDTKIVELEKLMQGHAQNLEFEQAAAMRDKIAKLRIQQLST